In uncultured Desulfuromonas sp., the genomic stretch CCGTCTCGTTACCAAGCCAGAGCGCCCAGTGCGTGTGTCACCCGACGTGCCGCTGGGGGTCTATAATCAATACAGCCATTCCGGAAAAACCATGGGCATCATGCGCAGCATCGACAAACACAAAGGCACTGAGCAACCCGTGGTTGCCGACATTCTCAAATGCCTGCAGGTGGAGTCAGCCGTTGCGTATCAACAACGCGCCACCGAGCTGCGCACCCTGACCGAAGCAACCCAAGCCAAAGCTCGCCAGGATAAAACCAATGACCGCTACGCCATGCTGGTGTTCCGCGTTCAAGACGATCAGGGCAATACCTTCAGCAATGACGATTACGACATCCTGCTGCTCGGAGGCAAAAGCTATCAGCCCAAAACCATGCCGAAAAGCTTCCTGGAAGATCGCCAGATGAACAGCAAGACCAGCAACCTGGTATTTTACATCGATGTCGATCAATTCCACCAAATCAAAGACGGCCTGTTTGGCATTCGCATCATCGCCCGCCCGCAAAAGGGCTTTTCCTATTACCAGTGGGCCGAGTTTCACTCCGATGGTGTATCACTGACCGATATTGTCGCGCCCAATCAGACCACCTATGTGGATATCACACTCAAGCGCTGCGTGGATAAGAATGTGTTTCGCTTTGCGCGCGGGGATGAGAAGCGGGGGAGTTTTAAAGGGGTGAAGCCTTAAATGTAAATAATCGATAAAATTTAGGAGACGAGAGTGGAAAATTCAATACCTTTTGAGTTATTTAGATATCAAATTTTGCCAATTGATAGATTTATTCAAATGAATTATTTAACGGAAGTCAGTTCAATGAATGAACTAATTTCTAGAAAGAATGAATTCTTTTTTGAGTGTATTAAGGAAACAAAAGATTTTTCAGATAACAAAAGAGAAACTATTACCAAAAAAATCCATGAAGATAGCGAATTTATACTCTTAAAAGTTGCACATAATAAATCGATTCGCAGGGAAACGAAAGACTTTAGAGATGAAGTAATAGATAGTTGGCCGTCAATATTGGTTGCAATATGGAATGATCCTGAAAAGCAGATTATAGCTGTTCAAAAAAGAACTATGGCGTTTTCTACATGCAGAAGTGTTGTGAAAATGGTTTTAGGAGCGATTTCAAAAAAACTAACATTTTACGGTTTGACGGCAATACATGAACCATTGTTTGAGAAGCAGAAATTCTGGTCTTTGCTTCATAAGTATGATGGAAAGGTTAAGGCAGTAGAATTTGAAATGATTACACCAAATATGGCAAATATTTCAGATTCTTTGGCAGATGGGCTTAAGGATTTTGCGAAAAATACTAACTCGACAAGAAATAAACTCAAATTGGAGTCAGATCCAGGTGCTCCGTTGCATTTGTCGCAGGATAATGAGGTATTGACGGGGTTAGTAAATTACAGTAGCGAAGGAGGAGGGAATATCTCCTTGAAAATAGAAGGTGTTAAGAAAAAATACAATACATCAAAAACGGTCAGAGAAGTGCATTTAGGTCCAACAGAAATACAAGGTAGTTCAGATCAAATAACTAAGGTCTTGAAAGAGCTAATGAAATGATAAAACAGGTTTTTACATCTTCATTTATATCAATAGGTGTCGGTTTCATATTTGAAATAGTAAATAAAATTATTGGAGCTACATACATATATAAATTTTTCGAAGATAGCCTAGTTACAATTCTAGTTGCGCTTCTAGCCGTTAACGCAGCAACAATGGGAATTGTTCTAACAAAAATTAGAGATTTGGTTTCAGAGTCAGGTGGATCGAGATATTTTATAGAAACAAGAAAAAATATGCTCCTTTCTGTGAAGGAACAAATAGGTCTGATAATTTCTTCAACAGTTATATTATCAATAAAATCTTCAAATATCGTGTTGAGTGTTGAATATCTTGATTTGTTTTTAAATACAATAGTTGGTGGTGTTTTTGTATACGCGTTGTTGATACTTTATGATACAGCTAAAGGTGTGTTAATAATAATTGATTTTGATACAGACGATTAGCAATGAATAGATTTATGGATTAGATAAAGCGACAAATGGACGTTGAATTTGGGAACAGCTCTGAACAAAGAATGAGTCATGTCCTCAAGGAGTTCGGTGTATGGAAGCGGGTGTAGCCCGTTGTGTATTTTGAATCATTGCAACAACGTATTGACCTTGTACTGATGGAAAGAAGTAACTCCAAATGATGAAAGGCTTGCGTATTCTTTCATTGTCGGACATTCATGGCGACATGGATGCCTATCAAATATTCCTTAATAGGTTGGAGGGACAATCCTTTGATGTGGCTATCATAGCGGGTGACCTTGGGGGCCTAAAAGAGGCGAGAACAATTTTGTCCAAGCTCGCTAATTTCGGTAAGCCAATCCTTTACGTGATGGGTAATTGGGATTCCTTTTCCTACCTTGATAACATTCACGAAGCAGCTACGCATATCCACCTGACGCACCAGAGGATCGGAGATTGGGTGTTTCTAGGGTATAGCGGTTGCTCTGCTAATCTGTATTGCGGAAATCCTTCGCTTGCTGGTAAGCATGAGGAATTTTTGAGTAAAGCCCGTCATTACAAGCGGAAGTACAGTTCATATGAATTGTTTTGCAAATCGATCGTATTTAAAGAACTGCAAACATACATACACGAGAACCAGATAGATGTGGATGAATTGATCTTTGTCTCACATGACCGATTTTATGCGCTGCCATTTACCCCAGTTCTCTATATTTTCGGGCACAGGCACACCCCAAAATACACTTACTACAAGGGAATTCACTGTTTAAATACTTCAGCAATTTCTATGGAATCCACGATGTCTAATAAAGATATGGACGCTCCAGGAAACTTTTGTCTTATAGATCTTGAGGGAACGGCGTGTCAAATCAACTTTCAGGAAATTCCCAGCCCCTATGTTAGAACTGATCGTTTCCACGGTAGTTGCTTTCAAGACGTAGAAGAAAATGGTTATTGTGACACCGCATTCTTCAAAAAACGAAAGGTTTAGAAGAGCATAGGGGACGCAGTTGATATTTTGACATTCTAAAAGACCATTTCTTCTGCTGTGACACCGAAGACAGCATATGCAAATCAAAAGGAGACCCATCGGTCACCTCAAGAGGGTATAAAAGGGGACAGGCTAGAAACTAGGGACACTGCCCGAATGGCGCTAGTTTAAGAGTTCTACCATGGTGAAATTCCAGATTAATTTGGTAAATATGGCATAATAAGCCATGAAGAATTCAACGCCTATATTCCCCGGATTTCACCTGCAAACATTACGACGTAAACCACGCACACCACAACAGAAGCTTGCTGCTGAGTTAGCTGCATTAAAAGAGAAGTCGTTTAAGCAGGTTGGTGAAATCTTCGAACGTTTTATCCCTCATAACCTGCTAAAACCGGCAAGATCCGGTGTCATGAGTCGCAGAAGGCTTTTCTCCAAAGAGAACACGTTCTGGGCATTCTTCAGCCAAATTGTGGATTCAGACGGTGGTTGCAAATATAGACACAGGGGACGTAGTAGATATTTTGACATTCTACAAAGACCTTTTCTTCTGCCGTGGCACCGAAGACAGCATATGCAAATCAAAAAGAGACCAATCGGTCACCTCAGATAGACAACAAAGCCCGCATCAAACTTGATGCGGGCTTTGTTGTCTATCTAACGGGCAATCATCTTCGCTGTTTGGCTCAACTTAAACCGTGACAACATGGTGTGCAGTTGATCGGCCTGTGACGAGAGCTGCCCGGCAGCGGCTGCACTCTCTTCGGCACTGGGGAAACTGGGAAACTCCCCGGTTTCTTGTGTATCCCGGGGAAGTTAAAAGGAGCTGTCGGTGAACACGGCCATGTTCTTTATCATGCTTGTGGGGCGTTTTGTGGACAGTATATCGAATTGCTGAATACATGAGCGGATAGCAGCACCATAGATTGACCAACGTTTATCGTTTTTCATACCGTGCCCAAAAGCTGGTTTTCCGACCATGTGTTTGCTTTATTTGGGCAGCATATTCCGCATGAGGTTTCATCTCCTTCCAGTCGCTGATAGTTTTTGCCAGCAGGTCCAGCTTGCGCAAATAACGTGCGCCATGTCCGTATGTTTTGGTTTGTCCACGGAGTAGGATTGAATCGAGCAGGGCGCGGTGGAGCAGACTGGCGGTCAACGGTCGGGACAGGGATTCAAAGGTTTCGGCGAGAGGGAGCAGGTGCTGATAATAATCACCGTTCAGCTGTTCAGCGCGGGCCTGCAGATAGCTTTCGGCAGCGTCATATTGTTCCATATCGGTTAGAAATGCGGCATCGGTCAGAGAGAGGAGTGGGGTGTTCAGAATGACCTGTATTTCTTCGGCGAGAAGAGTGGAATGCTGAGCATGTCCGGTGATGACAAGCCACTCTTCAAATAAAAGCCTGCTGCGCTGACGGCGAAAGCTTCGACAGGCGGCTTCTCTCTGTTTTTCACTGTCTCCCAGGCGGCCATAAATATTCAGCAGCAATTTGTCCTGCTTCTCCCGTTGGTAATTCTCCGTTTGCGGAATTTTTTCCAACCAGCTCAAAGCGGTGTGTTCATCGCAACTTTCCAGGTAGGCTTCGGCAATGTCAATCTTGCCGGCGGTCGGAAGGTCCGCTCCCCATGCCGCCAGACGCGTTTTCTCGAACAGTTGTGGATCTTTGAGCTGCCGGGCCAAAGATTCCACCTGGTAGTGCCAGTGACGGCGTGCAAATTCATCTGACTCTGTATTTGCCAGTTTCTGAAATTGTTCGACCAGCCAGCGCAACTGTTCTTCCGGCAGGAATTCAGCGGCGCTATTGAGCAGCGCATCGCGTATGCCGTAATCATCCTTGAGAGAGGTTTTTAGCACTAATTTAGCCAGCTGGTTTTTGTCTGCGTAGTGAGAGGCGTAGGAGAGAAAGAGTTCCTGTGCATCAAAGCGATAAACATCACCGACATGTCCGCTTGAATCGTCACAACGGTCAAAGACACTGCGGTCAGTGGTGTAAAAATTTGCCACCAGCTCACAACCGATCTGAGGATCGTCTACTTGCTCCTCAATCTGCTGTAGTACATTTCGCAGTTCACGCGCCAATCCGACTGATTCTCCCCAACGGATGAAACGACGCACGCGCTTGAGTGAGGACAGTTTATCCTTGAGCTGTTTTATCTCGCCTTTGGGGGTTGTCATCTGTAACCTTGAAAAATGAGCAAGTTATGGGTCTGTATGTGCAATTCAAAGGGCAACTGCTCGGTCACCGTTCGTTTCTCTTATACAAGCTTTTTTGTCGTCCTCTCGCACGACTCGGCAATAAACTGATTTAACCGATACAGACAGTCACTTTTGTATGGCGCAAATTTTTCGGTGAAGAGTTGCAGCCTGACGTTCTCAATTTTATTGGCAATCAAAACAACTCTCGGCACGATATATCTGGAACTGATTTGAATGTCCTTTGCGAGAGCTTCCCAGTTTTGCTTCGTTACTTTGTCCGGGTCAACTTCATCGCCAATTTTCATCGCCATGTCTCCGGTGAGACCATAATGCACGTAGATCCGTGTCGACAAAAGGTCATAGAACGGCGCCAAGGCCGGTCCTTGCGGCAGCAGTAAGAAGGAAATATTTTTGCCGTGTGCATCTGAATTACCGATTAAAAAGTTGAAGATCAGCCAATCCAGCAGAGCCATGACATCTTTGGCCGGTTTTGCGCTGAGTTTGCGCAGCAATGTGACACACTGCGCAAAGCTGGGGCCGCCTTCATGCTCGTATTTGTATTCCGGCAGCGTTCCCATGGCCTGACAGAAATCCTCCTGATGCACTCTTTTCAACCCGTCTTCACTCTTGGCGCGGTCGTATCTCTCAATGGCAAAGATCCGGGAACCATCAAGGTCATGAATGAATGCGTTGGGCACAGGCAGACCGATGGCACTGGCCAGAGCCATGCAGAACGCTTCATTTTCAACCGTGCCGTCTAAGGTTTCAATCGGCGGTTTGATGATGGTGTTGCTTGGCGCTCCGCCCTGGGGAAGCGCAAACTGTCCTTCTGAATAAAAGACGGGTAATTTATTCTGCACTCCGGCGAGTGAAAGCCGAAACCCGGACTCACCGGCCAGAAAGGGCTTTTGCGGCAGTTTTTTGATGATGTGCGACAATTCCTGGGTGGACACAGCGGTGTAGGTCTTTTCTGCCGTGGATTGAACGCCTTCGGGGTATAAAGACACTGCCCCGGCACAATCCCCGCCGATTTTTTCCAACAAACCAAAGTCGTTGTGCGGGGAGACCCCCAAATTTCGCGCAATAACTTGGCGAATTTTTTGTTCGGGCAACAGGTTGGCAAAGAAAGCGTGTGACTCATCGGCCACATAGGGTTCACTGCGTAATGGGAGGAAAAGCGACAGGGGAATCGCGGAGGTCCGCAGCCAGCTTTCATCGTACTGAAAACAAAAGGATTTCTTTTCATCCAGCCACAGATGGCCAACCACGGCACTGTCGCTGTACACGATCAGTTTCGTTATCATGCCTGCGTATCCCTGGCTTTCCAGCCTCTGAATTGGGCGTGGATTTCGATGCCTAAACACGCGGCGACCTGCAGAACTTTATTGAGCTGCACGGATTCTTTGCCATTTTCCAGCGCCGAAAGAAAGACGTGGCTGACTCCGCAGAGTGCGGCAGCATCATGAAGTGTGAGACCATCCTCTTTACGTTTTTTGCGAATCAGAGCGCCGAGATTGCCGGCGTTTAGAATCTCCATCGTTTACCTCCAGAATTCAACGTTCGTTTACTATAACACCTAAAACGTACAGGAGAGATAAAAAATTCAATGATCGTTTACTTTTTAGCTGAAAATGCTGAATTTATAAGAAAAATAAACGATCGTTGAAGAAATGGTGTATTGGTCATAGCCTCATATAGATCGCTGATTACTCTGAATTGCTCCCCCTTGATTTGGGAATGGGGGTGTAAATGCAGGACTGTTCCTCCCTCAACCCCCTCCCACGAGGGAAGAGTGAGCTATTTTAGGGACTTTCAGTCTCGTCAAAACCCTTGGTCGCCCGGACAGCAACCCCGAATCGTTTAAACACAACCGAGACAGGCTGCTGCGTAAGAATGGATTTTTCCTAAGATGGCGGCAATGCCGTTAGCCCGCTCCGTGGAAAGCACATCCATTAACCCGGCCCGTTCCAAAAGGTAGAAGTCGGCGTTAACGATCTCCTGCGGATGGTAGCCGGAATAGACCGTAGCAATGATGGCCAGAATGCCGCGGACGATCAGGGTGTCACTGTCCCCTTGCAGCTCGACTTTGCCATTGCGGCAATGCAACTCCAGCCAGACTTGGGACTGGCAGCCGGTGACTAGGTTGGCAGCCGATTTCTGTTCCTCTGTCAGCCTGGGCAGGGTGGTTGCCAACTCGGTCAGGTAGGCGAACTTGGTGAAACTGTCTTCCAGCTCCTCGAAGTCGGCAATAATCTTGTCCTGTAGGTCGTTTATGGTCATGGTTTGGATTCCTGGCGGCGCAGCACGTCGATGACTCGCGTTACCGAGTCAACCAGACTGTCGATCTCTGCCCTGCTGTTGTAAAAGGCTGGTGAGACCCGCACCGCACCGTTTAAGCCGAGTTCCTCGAACAACGGCTGGGCGCAGTGCTGGCCGGAGCGTACGGCGATGCCGAGTTTGTCCAGCAGCGTGGCGATGTCGTAAGGGTGGAGGTTGTCGACATTGAAACTTATCACCCCGGCCCGCCGCTGCGGCTGGCCAAGAATGTGCAAATCCGCAATGGCGCTGAGACGGGCGCAGCAGTAATCGGTCAGGTCCTGTTCGGCCCGCTGAACCGCGTCTCGGCCCAGACTGTTCAGATAGCGCAGGGCGGCGGCCAGGGCCACGGCTCCGGCACAGTTGGGCGTTCCGGCCTCAAAGGTATGGGGCAGGTCTTCGGCAACTGCCTGTTGCAGGTCGACTTTGGCCATCATGCCGCCGCCGAAACGGGTCGGTTGCAGTTGGCGGAGCAGGTTTTCCTTGGCATACAAAACCCCGATTCCGGCCGGTGCCAGAACTTTATGGCCGGAAAAACAGAAAAAGTCGCAATCCAGCTGTTGGACATCGATGATTTCATGACGAATGCTTTGCGCGCCGTCCACCAGCACGGGGATGTCCCGCTGATGAGCCAGCTTGATGATGGTTTCAAGAGGGTTGACGGTGCCGAGCACATTGGAGACCTGGGTCACGGCCACCAGGCGGGTTTTTTCGCTGAGCAGCTCGGTAAAGCGGTCCAGGCGCAGATCACCGTTATCCTCCAGCGGAATAACTTTGAGTCTGGCACCTTGTCTGCGACACAACATCTGCCAGGGAACCCAGTTGGAGTGATGTTCCATGGCGGAGACAATGATCTCATCGCCCGGCTTCAGGAAGGCATCGCCAAAGGAGGCGGCAACAAGGTTGATGGCATCAGTCGTGCCCGAGCAAAGGACAATTTCGCACGGATTGCGCGCGTTGATGAACGCACCAATCTCGGCACGGGCCAGCTCCCGGTGGGCGGTGGCCTTGGCACCGAGGGCGTAAATCCCCCGGTGGGGGTTGGCATTGTCATGGCGATAATGGTTTTGCAGGGCGTCGAGGACCGTAGTGGGCAACTGGGTGGTGGCTGCGTTGTCCAGGTAGATCAGCGGTCGGCCGTACACTGTTTCCTGCAGGATCGGAAAAT encodes the following:
- a CDS encoding metallophosphoesterase family protein, producing MMKGLRILSLSDIHGDMDAYQIFLNRLEGQSFDVAIIAGDLGGLKEARTILSKLANFGKPILYVMGNWDSFSYLDNIHEAATHIHLTHQRIGDWVFLGYSGCSANLYCGNPSLAGKHEEFLSKARHYKRKYSSYELFCKSIVFKELQTYIHENQIDVDELIFVSHDRFYALPFTPVLYIFGHRHTPKYTYYKGIHCLNTSAISMESTMSNKDMDAPGNFCLIDLEGTACQINFQEIPSPYVRTDRFHGSCFQDVEENGYCDTAFFKKRKV
- a CDS encoding DUF6880 family protein — protein: MTTPKGEIKQLKDKLSSLKRVRRFIRWGESVGLARELRNVLQQIEEQVDDPQIGCELVANFYTTDRSVFDRCDDSSGHVGDVYRFDAQELFLSYASHYADKNQLAKLVLKTSLKDDYGIRDALLNSAAEFLPEEQLRWLVEQFQKLANTESDEFARRHWHYQVESLARQLKDPQLFEKTRLAAWGADLPTAGKIDIAEAYLESCDEHTALSWLEKIPQTENYQREKQDKLLLNIYGRLGDSEKQREAACRSFRRQRSRLLFEEWLVITGHAQHSTLLAEEIQVILNTPLLSLTDAAFLTDMEQYDAAESYLQARAEQLNGDYYQHLLPLAETFESLSRPLTASLLHRALLDSILLRGQTKTYGHGARYLRKLDLLAKTISDWKEMKPHAEYAAQIKQTHGRKTSFWARYEKR
- a CDS encoding type II toxin-antitoxin system HipA family toxin; the encoded protein is MITKLIVYSDSAVVGHLWLDEKKSFCFQYDESWLRTSAIPLSLFLPLRSEPYVADESHAFFANLLPEQKIRQVIARNLGVSPHNDFGLLEKIGGDCAGAVSLYPEGVQSTAEKTYTAVSTQELSHIIKKLPQKPFLAGESGFRLSLAGVQNKLPVFYSEGQFALPQGGAPSNTIIKPPIETLDGTVENEAFCMALASAIGLPVPNAFIHDLDGSRIFAIERYDRAKSEDGLKRVHQEDFCQAMGTLPEYKYEHEGGPSFAQCVTLLRKLSAKPAKDVMALLDWLIFNFLIGNSDAHGKNISFLLLPQGPALAPFYDLLSTRIYVHYGLTGDMAMKIGDEVDPDKVTKQNWEALAKDIQISSRYIVPRVVLIANKIENVRLQLFTEKFAPYKSDCLYRLNQFIAESCERTTKKLV
- a CDS encoding helix-turn-helix domain-containing protein, which codes for MEILNAGNLGALIRKKRKEDGLTLHDAAALCGVSHVFLSALENGKESVQLNKVLQVAACLGIEIHAQFRGWKARDTQA
- a CDS encoding SufE family protein; amino-acid sequence: MTINDLQDKIIADFEELEDSFTKFAYLTELATTLPRLTEEQKSAANLVTGCQSQVWLELHCRNGKVELQGDSDTLIVRGILAIIATVYSGYHPQEIVNADFYLLERAGLMDVLSTERANGIAAILGKIHSYAAACLGCV
- a CDS encoding SufS family cysteine desulfurase, translating into MSIDVEQIRRDFPILQETVYGRPLIYLDNAATTQLPTTVLDALQNHYRHDNANPHRGIYALGAKATAHRELARAEIGAFINARNPCEIVLCSGTTDAINLVAASFGDAFLKPGDEIIVSAMEHHSNWVPWQMLCRRQGARLKVIPLEDNGDLRLDRFTELLSEKTRLVAVTQVSNVLGTVNPLETIIKLAHQRDIPVLVDGAQSIRHEIIDVQQLDCDFFCFSGHKVLAPAGIGVLYAKENLLRQLQPTRFGGGMMAKVDLQQAVAEDLPHTFEAGTPNCAGAVALAAALRYLNSLGRDAVQRAEQDLTDYCCARLSAIADLHILGQPQRRAGVISFNVDNLHPYDIATLLDKLGIAVRSGQHCAQPLFEELGLNGAVRVSPAFYNSRAEIDSLVDSVTRVIDVLRRQESKP